In Streptomyces sp. NBC_01439, the following are encoded in one genomic region:
- a CDS encoding helix-turn-helix domain-containing protein, which translates to MAQVREIDPSASPLDYYSYELRRLREEAGLKQAQLGAIIFCTGSLIGMIENGKRVPTRDFSERVDAALGTDGHFSRLVGLVLRSVLPTWFQPFAEMEARASYISTYQAQLVYGLLQTPDYARAVLASGLPEELDDMLAARLDRQRILDREHPPMVWVVLDEAALYRPIGGLDVMRDQLAHLLRFREKRWVRIQVLPFAAGEHASLIGSFTAMRFDDDPDMVYSEDLISGHMTANPDTVKEASLRYAHVQAAALSVEASAALIVRVMEERYGHQPEPDQRAVA; encoded by the coding sequence ATGGCTCAGGTCCGTGAAATCGATCCCAGTGCCTCGCCGCTGGACTACTACAGCTACGAGCTGCGCCGACTGAGAGAAGAGGCCGGCCTCAAGCAGGCGCAGCTGGGCGCGATCATCTTCTGTACGGGCTCCCTGATCGGCATGATCGAGAACGGCAAGCGGGTCCCGACGCGGGACTTCTCGGAACGGGTGGACGCGGCCCTGGGCACGGACGGGCACTTCTCCCGCCTGGTGGGGCTGGTCCTGCGGAGCGTGTTGCCGACGTGGTTCCAGCCGTTCGCAGAGATGGAGGCTCGGGCCTCGTACATCTCCACGTATCAGGCGCAGTTGGTGTACGGGCTGTTGCAGACGCCTGACTACGCGCGCGCTGTGCTGGCCAGCGGACTGCCGGAGGAGTTGGACGACATGCTGGCCGCACGACTGGACCGTCAGCGAATCCTGGACCGGGAGCACCCGCCCATGGTGTGGGTGGTGCTCGACGAGGCTGCGTTGTACCGACCGATCGGCGGCCTGGACGTCATGCGGGACCAGCTGGCCCACCTACTGCGCTTTCGAGAGAAGCGCTGGGTAAGGATCCAGGTGCTGCCCTTCGCGGCAGGTGAACACGCCAGCCTGATCGGCTCGTTCACTGCCATGAGGTTCGACGATGACCCAGACATGGTCTACTCGGAGGACCTCATCTCCGGACACATGACGGCCAACCCTGACACGGTCAAAGAAGCCTCGCTTCGTTACGCTCACGTGCAGGCCGCTGCTCTCTCCGTTGAGGCTTCGGCGGCACTGATTGTCCGCGTAATGGAGGAACGTTATGGGCATCAACCAGAACCTGACCAACGCGCGGTGGCGTAA
- a CDS encoding DUF397 domain-containing protein, which produces MGINQNLTNARWRKSSYSGNTGGECVECAPLGSAAWRKASYSGNTGGDCVEVAAQPCKVAVRDSKNPGGPAFTVTPEAFTAFVRSL; this is translated from the coding sequence ATGGGCATCAACCAGAACCTGACCAACGCGCGGTGGCGTAAGTCGAGCTACAGCGGGAACACCGGCGGCGAATGCGTCGAGTGCGCCCCGCTCGGCTCCGCCGCCTGGCGCAAGGCCTCGTACAGCGGAAACACCGGCGGCGACTGCGTCGAGGTGGCCGCCCAGCCCTGCAAGGTGGCGGTCCGGGACTCCAAGAACCCCGGCGGCCCCGCCTTCACCGTCACCCCGGAGGCGTTCACGGCGTTCGTCCGGAGTCTCTGA
- a CDS encoding hemopexin repeat-containing protein, which translates to MRDDFRLAIRAAPTYSRGEPVSLIFELENLGDRDYRLLVWNTPLEGEVFNFLEVRHESQAVPYDGRLVSRTDPGPDSYRTLRIGETIVEELDVTESFALDEPGTYEVTLLVRFADVIPVVGPDAITSRPRHEHQGLTLDPVSTCFDLLPDGTARATSGERARREGPRDDARRVVIAPDTERPSALLRDIVLPPGFAEVFAAHDNACAWLDASIAELDSWSGRTDNSLYREWFGVDSVSRYKTVRDRMAGTRAWMNREITYDLSPPSCGANTTNYTHLGSDTVYVCPAFYTLPATGTDSRFGAVAHEWSHAATNVDTDDIVYGLPASRALAISNPDKAAKNADNYSSFVETLSLRMLTAPVFWPNGKVYVFAGGQYYRIDPASRRVDPGYPLPINPNWPGLWGDRIDAGVVWPNGKAYFFRDSQYMRYDIATDKVDAGYPLPIGQFWPGLWGDRIDAAIVWNNGKAYFFRDNQYMRYDIAADKVDPGYPKPIAGNWPGLWGDGIQGAVMWNDGKAYLMRGWQYVGYDVAADRVAPAYPRAIGENWPGLWSGGGLDAAIMYNNGNAYFMRGTHYRGYDIAEDRVVDPTYELTIAGNWPGLWDTVDSGIPWPNGKVYFFRGRQYVRWDIATNRVDPGYPRPIAGNWPGLWSDRIDAAVLWPTNGKAYFFRGNQYMRYDIATDKVDPGYPLPISPYWPGLWSDGVDAGIVWDNGKAYFFKGSQYVRYDIAADRVDDGYPLPIGSNWPGLPGRTA; encoded by the coding sequence ATGCGCGACGACTTCCGTTTGGCCATCAGGGCCGCCCCGACGTACAGCCGGGGTGAACCGGTGTCACTCATCTTCGAGCTGGAGAACCTGGGCGACAGGGACTACCGGCTACTTGTGTGGAACACCCCCCTCGAAGGTGAAGTCTTCAACTTCCTTGAGGTGCGGCACGAAAGCCAGGCCGTTCCCTACGACGGACGGCTGGTCAGCCGTACTGACCCCGGTCCGGACTCCTACCGCACCCTCCGCATCGGCGAGACCATCGTCGAGGAGCTCGACGTCACCGAGTCGTTCGCGCTGGACGAGCCCGGTACGTACGAGGTCACCCTGCTGGTGCGCTTCGCCGATGTCATCCCCGTCGTGGGGCCGGACGCCATCACCTCACGCCCCCGGCACGAGCACCAGGGACTCACCCTCGATCCGGTCAGCACGTGCTTCGACCTCCTGCCGGACGGCACCGCACGGGCCACGTCCGGCGAGCGGGCGCGCAGGGAGGGGCCGAGGGACGACGCCCGGCGGGTCGTGATCGCCCCGGACACGGAGCGGCCGTCGGCGCTGCTGCGGGACATCGTGCTTCCCCCGGGGTTCGCCGAGGTGTTCGCCGCGCACGACAACGCGTGCGCCTGGCTGGACGCGTCCATCGCCGAGCTGGACAGCTGGAGCGGCCGGACGGACAACAGCCTCTACCGGGAATGGTTCGGGGTGGACAGCGTCTCCCGCTACAAGACCGTGCGGGACCGCATGGCCGGGACGCGCGCCTGGATGAACAGGGAGATCACCTACGACCTGAGCCCTCCGAGCTGCGGAGCCAACACCACCAACTACACCCACCTCGGATCGGACACCGTCTACGTCTGTCCGGCCTTCTACACGCTCCCGGCGACCGGAACCGATTCCCGGTTCGGGGCCGTCGCGCACGAGTGGAGCCACGCGGCCACGAACGTCGACACCGACGACATCGTCTACGGCCTTCCGGCCTCGCGCGCCCTCGCGATCAGCAACCCGGACAAGGCGGCGAAGAACGCCGACAACTACAGCTCCTTCGTCGAAACGCTCAGCCTCCGCATGCTGACCGCGCCCGTCTTCTGGCCCAACGGCAAGGTGTACGTGTTCGCCGGCGGCCAGTACTACCGGATCGACCCCGCCAGCCGGCGGGTCGACCCCGGCTACCCGCTGCCCATCAACCCGAACTGGCCCGGACTGTGGGGCGACCGGATCGACGCCGGTGTGGTGTGGCCCAACGGCAAGGCGTACTTCTTCCGCGACAGCCAGTACATGCGCTACGACATCGCGACCGACAAGGTGGACGCGGGCTACCCGCTGCCCATCGGCCAGTTCTGGCCCGGTCTGTGGGGCGACCGGATCGACGCGGCGATCGTCTGGAACAACGGCAAGGCCTACTTCTTCCGTGACAACCAGTACATGCGCTACGACATTGCCGCCGACAAGGTGGACCCCGGCTACCCCAAGCCGATCGCCGGCAACTGGCCCGGCCTGTGGGGCGACGGCATCCAGGGCGCCGTGATGTGGAACGACGGCAAGGCGTACCTGATGCGCGGCTGGCAGTACGTCGGCTACGACGTCGCCGCGGACCGGGTCGCCCCGGCCTACCCGCGGGCGATCGGCGAGAACTGGCCCGGACTCTGGAGCGGCGGAGGCCTCGACGCGGCCATCATGTACAACAACGGCAACGCCTACTTCATGCGCGGCACCCACTACAGGGGCTACGACATCGCGGAAGACCGGGTCGTCGACCCCACCTACGAACTGACCATCGCCGGGAACTGGCCGGGCCTGTGGGACACCGTCGACTCGGGCATCCCGTGGCCCAACGGGAAGGTCTACTTCTTCCGCGGCAGGCAGTACGTGCGCTGGGACATCGCGACCAACCGGGTGGACCCCGGCTACCCGCGGCCGATCGCCGGGAACTGGCCCGGCCTGTGGAGCGACCGGATCGATGCCGCCGTCCTGTGGCCCACCAACGGCAAGGCGTACTTCTTCCGCGGCAACCAGTACATGCGGTACGACATCGCCACCGACAAGGTGGACCCCGGATACCCACTGCCGATCAGCCCGTACTGGCCCGGTCTGTGGAGCGACGGGGTCGACGCCGGGATCGTGTGGGACAACGGGAAGGCGTACTTCTTCAAGGGCTCGCAGTACGTGCGGTACGACATCGCCGCCGACCGGGTCGACGACGGCTACCCGCTGCCCATCGGCTCCAACTGGCCGGGCCTGCCCGGCCGCACGGCGTAG
- a CDS encoding putative bifunctional diguanylate cyclase/phosphodiesterase has translation MSGTSEGTGSAADSIRSAITERHPTVPAVPSTSAAQAVQAAPAPPYRAADSDLRDYRAAFNAAHLAMAVVDREGYVVAANQAFAGLLGSEPHTLVHRPAADLVDLAAEARTWAAYQEVLRGRQARLRCTRRLKHPDGHSLWTEVTLGPVPDTGDVLLSVADISDRRDLQARLRHLQMHDPVTRLPNRALFFERLSAALEAASYEHGGGTGRIGLCYLDLDGFKAVNDTLGHRVGDRLLTAVAARLTQCADQSGYGRTGGHLVARLGGDEFALLVEDSTGTEQLADLARSVLTAVQEPFDLAGQRLSVSASIGVVERAAAGTSATGLMQAADTTLYWAKADGKARWTLFDPERNAHRMTRQALSSTLRRAVDRGEFELEYQPLVDLESGAVRGVEALVRWNHPQFGTLTPNRFIGIAEEDGSIVQLGQWVLRTACRQARRWQIEQPSDAPVFVSVNVAVRQVWDSDLVGDVAEILAETGLAPQLLQLELTESAVMGSAGRPLQALQALSDMGVRIAIDDFGTGYSNLAYLSRLPVSVLKLDGSFVRGFRYEEGSHPNPADETIVEALVQLAHRLGLTVTAECVETAGQAARLRRVGCDTGQGWLYSRAVGPERIAEMIGTRPGAEHPG, from the coding sequence GTGAGCGGAACCTCAGAAGGAACCGGTTCGGCGGCCGACAGCATCCGATCGGCCATTACGGAGCGTCACCCGACAGTGCCGGCAGTGCCGTCGACATCGGCCGCCCAGGCCGTCCAGGCCGCGCCGGCCCCGCCGTACCGCGCCGCCGACTCCGACCTGCGCGACTACCGGGCCGCCTTCAACGCGGCCCACCTCGCCATGGCCGTCGTCGACCGCGAGGGCTACGTGGTCGCCGCCAACCAGGCCTTCGCCGGGCTGCTCGGCAGCGAACCGCACACGCTCGTCCACCGGCCCGCCGCCGACCTGGTCGACCTGGCCGCCGAGGCCCGCACGTGGGCCGCGTACCAGGAGGTGCTCCGCGGCCGCCAAGCCCGACTGCGCTGCACCCGCCGCCTCAAGCATCCCGACGGGCACTCGCTCTGGACCGAGGTCACCCTCGGGCCCGTCCCCGACACCGGGGACGTCCTGCTGTCGGTGGCCGACATCAGCGACCGCCGCGACCTCCAGGCCCGCCTGCGCCACCTCCAGATGCACGATCCGGTCACGCGCCTGCCGAACCGCGCGCTGTTCTTCGAGCGGCTCTCCGCCGCCCTGGAGGCCGCCTCGTACGAACACGGCGGCGGCACGGGCCGGATCGGACTGTGCTACCTGGACCTCGACGGGTTCAAGGCCGTGAACGACACCCTCGGCCACCGGGTCGGCGACCGGCTGCTCACCGCCGTCGCCGCCCGGCTCACCCAGTGCGCCGACCAGTCGGGTTACGGACGCACCGGCGGGCACCTGGTCGCACGCCTCGGCGGCGACGAGTTCGCCCTGCTGGTCGAGGACTCCACCGGCACCGAACAGCTCGCGGACCTGGCGCGGAGCGTGCTGACCGCCGTACAGGAACCCTTCGACCTGGCCGGGCAGCGGCTGTCCGTCTCCGCCTCCATCGGGGTCGTGGAGCGGGCGGCGGCCGGCACCTCGGCGACCGGCCTGATGCAGGCCGCCGACACGACCCTGTACTGGGCCAAGGCGGACGGCAAGGCCCGTTGGACGCTGTTCGACCCGGAGCGCAACGCGCACCGCATGACCCGCCAGGCGCTCTCCTCCACGCTCCGACGGGCCGTGGACCGGGGGGAGTTCGAGCTGGAGTATCAGCCGCTGGTGGACCTGGAGAGCGGCGCGGTGCGCGGGGTCGAGGCCCTGGTGCGCTGGAACCACCCGCAGTTCGGCACGCTCACGCCGAATCGGTTCATCGGGATCGCCGAAGAGGACGGTTCCATCGTCCAGTTGGGACAGTGGGTCCTGCGGACCGCCTGCCGGCAGGCCCGCCGCTGGCAGATCGAACAGCCCAGCGACGCCCCGGTCTTCGTGTCCGTCAACGTCGCCGTCCGGCAGGTCTGGGACTCGGACCTCGTGGGCGACGTCGCGGAGATCCTGGCCGAAACGGGCCTCGCCCCGCAGCTGCTCCAACTGGAGCTCACCGAGTCGGCGGTGATGGGCTCGGCCGGGCGCCCCCTGCAAGCCCTGCAGGCGCTCAGCGACATGGGCGTGCGGATCGCGATCGACGATTTCGGCACCGGCTATTCGAACCTCGCCTACCTCAGCAGACTTCCCGTGTCCGTTCTGAAACTGGACGGTTCGTTCGTGCGCGGATTCCGCTACGAGGAGGGCTCGCACCCGAACCCGGCCGACGAGACGATCGTCGAAGCCCTGGTCCAGCTCGCGCACCGGCTCGGCCTGACGGTGACCGCGGAATGCGTGGAGACCGCCGGACAGGCGGCGCGGCTGCGGCGCGTGGGCTGCGACACGGGCCAGGGCTGGCTCTACTCGCGGGCCGTGGGACCGGAGCGGATCGCCGAGATGATCGGCACCAGACCGGGCGCGGAGCACCCCGGCTAG
- a CDS encoding M6 family metalloprotease domain-containing protein produces MARQQTPGGVERSRIRSTAAALTSLTALAAMSLVAGPAVADSGAGPCALTRTSAHHSLGLDTWNGAYPKPERTLNAVMVFLSFPDHRSALTTEQIVGDYFPATSDFFQQASYGRFRLVPHPQKQWIQMPKPSTAYGIKRDWAPGDRASYLRDAVATADAQVDFRKYDVVYFVADPDAPGVDSDATKVVNFEHPIVADGTELRRIVTVFERHPPDRNVLAHETGHVFDLPDLYHRPTDGKGDWDTYVGDWDVMGSQFGMAPDLFAWHKWKLGWLDASQVDCVQTGSSLHTLQPLAQAPLSGGTGGTRLAVIRTGPGSAIAVEARGSAGNDGDTCTEGVLVYRVRNEASSGGGPIEVLDAHPSTEACWDRSVYPPLADAPLEVGETYTVPGERITIEVADRTRSGAYTVKITT; encoded by the coding sequence GTGGCGCGACAGCAGACACCCGGGGGAGTGGAACGCTCCCGCATCCGAAGTACCGCCGCGGCGCTCACCTCCCTGACGGCGCTCGCCGCCATGTCGCTCGTCGCCGGTCCCGCGGTGGCCGACTCGGGAGCCGGACCCTGCGCGCTGACCCGCACCTCGGCGCACCACTCCCTCGGCCTGGACACCTGGAACGGCGCCTACCCCAAACCCGAGCGCACCCTCAACGCCGTCATGGTCTTCCTCTCCTTCCCCGACCACCGCAGCGCCCTGACCACCGAGCAGATCGTCGGCGACTACTTCCCCGCCACCAGCGACTTCTTCCAGCAGGCCTCGTACGGGCGGTTCCGGCTGGTCCCGCACCCGCAGAAGCAGTGGATCCAGATGCCCAAGCCGTCCACCGCGTACGGGATAAAGCGGGACTGGGCCCCCGGGGACCGGGCCTCCTACCTGCGGGACGCGGTCGCCACCGCCGACGCCCAGGTGGACTTCCGCAAGTACGACGTCGTTTACTTCGTCGCCGACCCGGACGCGCCCGGCGTGGACTCCGACGCCACGAAGGTCGTCAACTTCGAGCACCCGATCGTCGCGGACGGCACGGAACTGCGGCGGATCGTCACCGTCTTCGAGCGCCACCCGCCGGACCGGAACGTGCTCGCCCACGAGACCGGGCACGTCTTCGACCTGCCCGACCTCTACCACCGACCCACGGACGGCAAGGGCGACTGGGACACCTACGTCGGGGACTGGGACGTCATGGGCAGCCAGTTCGGCATGGCCCCCGACCTCTTCGCCTGGCACAAGTGGAAGCTGGGCTGGCTGGACGCCTCCCAGGTGGACTGCGTGCAGACGGGATCCTCGCTGCACACCCTGCAGCCGCTGGCCCAGGCCCCGCTGAGCGGCGGAACGGGCGGCACGCGGCTCGCGGTGATCCGCACGGGCCCCGGCAGCGCGATCGCCGTCGAGGCGCGGGGCTCCGCCGGCAACGACGGGGACACGTGCACGGAGGGCGTCCTGGTCTACCGGGTGCGCAACGAGGCGTCGTCGGGCGGCGGCCCGATCGAGGTGCTGGACGCGCACCCGTCGACGGAGGCGTGCTGGGACCGCTCGGTGTACCCGCCGCTGGCGGACGCACCGCTGGAGGTCGGCGAGACGTACACCGTGCCGGGCGAGCGGATCACCATCGAGGTCGCGGACCGCACCCGGTCCGGCGCGTACACCGTGAAGATCACGACGTGA
- a CDS encoding NADPH-dependent FMN reductase — translation MTRLHVISAATRPTSAGRPLARWVTEQARGRGGFDVTSVDLAEIALPFLDEPEYASTGNYAHQHTRDWSALVDSADAFLFVLPMYNGGFTAPFKNAIDFLYNEWKGKPVGIVSYSAGPTGGAPAAEMLLPVLTRLGMLPAERSVAIPGIPKLLGPEGFRAPETLAGELAGVLDDVAELAAGRAAEAVTA, via the coding sequence ATGACCCGCCTGCACGTCATCTCCGCCGCCACCCGCCCCACCTCCGCCGGCCGCCCGCTCGCCCGCTGGGTGACCGAGCAGGCCCGCGGGCGCGGCGGCTTCGACGTCACCTCCGTCGACCTCGCCGAGATCGCCCTGCCCTTCCTCGACGAGCCGGAGTACGCCTCCACCGGCAACTACGCGCACCAGCACACCCGCGACTGGAGCGCCCTGGTCGACTCGGCCGACGCCTTCCTCTTCGTCCTGCCGATGTACAACGGCGGCTTCACCGCCCCCTTCAAGAACGCCATCGACTTCCTCTACAACGAGTGGAAGGGCAAGCCGGTCGGCATCGTCAGCTACAGCGCCGGCCCCACCGGCGGCGCCCCGGCCGCCGAGATGCTGCTGCCGGTCCTCACCCGTCTCGGCATGCTGCCCGCCGAGCGCTCCGTCGCGATCCCGGGCATCCCCAAGCTGCTCGGCCCCGAGGGCTTCCGGGCCCCGGAGACGCTCGCGGGCGAGCTCGCCGGGGTCCTGGACGACGTGGCCGAGCTGGCGGCGGGGCGCGCCGCCGAGGCCGTCACGGCGTGA
- a CDS encoding MarR family winged helix-turn-helix transcriptional regulator — protein sequence MTPAPQPGPRWLTESEQDAWYAWRRMFPLVNAEIARDLSQDSGLSEADYDVLSVLGSTDGHRMRISALAELMRWSRSRLSHQLTRMEQRGAVRREEVAADGRGAEVVLTDAGVTAITDAAPLHVESVRHHLIDVLTPEQLRTLAEVGETLHAHLGARREP from the coding sequence ATGACCCCCGCACCGCAGCCCGGGCCCCGCTGGCTCACCGAGTCCGAACAGGACGCCTGGTACGCGTGGCGGCGGATGTTCCCGCTGGTCAACGCGGAGATCGCACGCGACCTCAGCCAGGACAGCGGGCTCTCCGAAGCCGACTACGACGTCCTGTCGGTGCTCGGCTCCACGGACGGCCACCGGATGCGCATCAGCGCGCTGGCCGAGCTGATGCGCTGGTCCCGCAGCCGGCTGTCCCACCAGCTCACCCGCATGGAGCAGCGCGGCGCCGTCCGCCGCGAGGAGGTGGCCGCCGACGGCCGGGGCGCGGAGGTCGTCCTCACCGACGCCGGCGTCACCGCGATCACGGACGCGGCCCCGCTCCACGTGGAGTCCGTCCGCCACCACCTGATCGACGTCCTGACCCCGGAACAGCTGCGCACCCTGGCCGAGGTCGGCGAAACCCTCCACGCGCACCTGGGTGCCCGCCGCGAGCCCTGA
- a CDS encoding AAA domain-containing protein, with amino-acid sequence MTTTAPFDPGAAAARATAAILTDTLHGSERGVVVDSPPGAGKSTLVVRAARELAAAGRRLMVVAQTNAQVDDLVLRLADKDPELKVGRLHSSDGDAYDPALRELPSVTLSAKPKDLAELPITISTAAKWAFVKDVEPWQHAIVDEAYQMRSDALLAVAGLFERALFVGDPGQLDPFSVVGAEQWAGLSYDPSASAVSTLLAHNPQLPQHRLPVSWRLPASAAPLVSRAFYPYTQFRSGTGPGERRLSYGVPSDGSGPDRVLDEAAEAGWGLLELPARHTPRTDPEAVRAVALVVRRALDRGAVTSDEQSPDPAPLTADRIAVGTAHRDQAAAVRAALASLGVSGVTVDTANRLQGREYDLTVVLHPLSGRPDATAFHLETGRLCVLASRHRHACVVVARAGIAELLDDHPSTEPVQLGVTVKFPDGWEANHSVLAHLAEHRVPWRP; translated from the coding sequence GTGACCACGACCGCCCCCTTCGACCCGGGCGCGGCGGCCGCCCGGGCGACCGCCGCGATCCTGACCGACACCCTGCACGGGTCCGAGCGGGGCGTGGTCGTCGACTCCCCGCCCGGGGCCGGCAAGTCCACGCTCGTGGTCCGTGCGGCCCGCGAGCTGGCCGCGGCCGGACGCCGCCTGATGGTGGTGGCGCAGACCAACGCGCAGGTCGACGACCTGGTGCTGCGCCTCGCCGACAAGGACCCGGAGCTGAAGGTGGGCCGGCTGCACAGCAGTGACGGGGACGCCTACGACCCGGCGCTGCGCGAGCTGCCCTCGGTCACTTTGTCGGCCAAGCCGAAGGACCTCGCGGAGCTGCCGATCACCATCTCCACGGCGGCCAAGTGGGCCTTCGTCAAGGACGTCGAGCCGTGGCAGCACGCGATCGTCGACGAGGCGTACCAGATGCGTTCGGACGCGCTGCTGGCCGTGGCCGGGTTGTTCGAGCGGGCGCTGTTCGTGGGCGACCCGGGGCAGTTGGACCCGTTCAGCGTGGTCGGCGCGGAGCAGTGGGCGGGCCTGTCCTACGACCCGTCCGCCTCTGCGGTGAGCACCCTGCTCGCGCACAATCCGCAGCTGCCGCAGCACCGGTTGCCGGTGTCCTGGCGGCTCCCGGCGTCGGCGGCGCCGTTGGTCTCCCGCGCCTTCTACCCGTACACGCAGTTCCGTAGCGGTACGGGCCCGGGCGAGCGGCGGCTGTCGTACGGGGTGCCTTCGGACGGGTCGGGTCCGGACCGGGTGCTGGACGAGGCGGCCGAGGCGGGCTGGGGCCTGCTGGAGCTGCCCGCGCGACACACCCCGCGCACGGACCCGGAGGCGGTGCGGGCGGTGGCCCTGGTGGTCCGCCGGGCCCTGGACCGCGGGGCGGTGACCTCGGACGAGCAGTCCCCGGACCCGGCCCCGCTGACGGCGGATCGGATCGCGGTCGGCACGGCCCACCGGGACCAGGCGGCCGCGGTCCGTGCGGCGCTGGCCTCGCTCGGGGTCTCGGGGGTCACGGTGGACACCGCGAACCGGCTCCAGGGCCGCGAGTACGACCTCACAGTGGTCCTCCACCCGCTGTCGGGCCGCCCGGACGCGACGGCCTTCCACCTGGAGACGGGCCGCCTGTGCGTACTGGCCTCGCGGCACCGGCACGCGTGCGTGGTGGTGGCCCGGGCGGGCATAGCGGAACTCCTGGACGACCATCCCTCGACGGAACCGGTCCAGTTGGGCGTGACGGTCAAATTCCCGGACGGCTGGGAAGCGAACCATTCGGTGCTCGCCCACCTGGCCGAGCACCGGGTCCCCTGGCGGCCCTGA
- a CDS encoding histidine phosphatase family protein, which produces MAPRILLARHGQTAWSQLGKHTGRTDVPMLEEGKLGAKLLGERLARDPWRGLPGVEVRTSPLVRASESCDLAGFGARAEPWDALMEWDYGDYEGMTPAEIQAVRPGWLIWRDGVPGGESVADVAARADEVVAWARSAERDVLVFAHGHILRTLAARWLGFEASFGARIRLEPTSLSVLGWAYGAPALERWNDTGHLDA; this is translated from the coding sequence ATGGCCCCCCGCATCCTGCTGGCCCGCCACGGCCAGACGGCGTGGTCCCAGCTCGGCAAGCACACCGGACGCACGGACGTGCCGATGCTGGAGGAGGGCAAGTTGGGCGCGAAGCTGCTCGGCGAGCGGCTGGCCCGTGACCCGTGGCGGGGGCTACCGGGCGTCGAGGTCCGCACCAGCCCGCTCGTGCGGGCGAGCGAGAGCTGCGACCTGGCGGGCTTCGGAGCCCGGGCCGAACCGTGGGACGCGCTGATGGAGTGGGACTACGGCGACTACGAGGGCATGACCCCGGCCGAGATCCAGGCCGTCCGGCCGGGCTGGCTGATCTGGCGCGACGGCGTACCGGGCGGCGAGTCCGTGGCGGACGTGGCGGCCCGCGCGGACGAGGTGGTCGCCTGGGCCCGCTCGGCGGAGCGCGACGTCCTGGTCTTCGCGCACGGGCACATCCTGCGCACGCTGGCCGCGCGCTGGCTGGGCTTCGAGGCCTCCTTCGGCGCCCGCATCCGGCTGGAGCCGACCTCCCTCTCGGTCCTCGGCTGGGCCTACGGCGCGCCGGCGCTGGAACGCTGGAACGACACGGGTCACCTGGACGCGTAA